The following are encoded together in the Streptomyces rapamycinicus NRRL 5491 genome:
- a CDS encoding homoserine dehydrogenase produces MMRTRPLKVALLGCGVVGSEVARIMTTQADDLAARIGAPVELAGIAVRRPGRVREGVPAELVTTDATALVKRGDIDVVVEVIGGIEPARTLITTAFDHGSSVVSANKALVAQDGAALHAAAEQRGADLYYEAAVAGAIPLVRPLRESLAGDKVNRVLGIVNGTTNFILDRMDGSGAGYSEALDEATALGYAEADPTADVEGFDAAAKAAILAGIAFHTRVTLDDVHREGLTEVTAADIASAKRMGCTVKLLAICERAADGRSVTARVHPAMIPLSHPLASVREAYNAVFVEADAAGKLMFYGPGAGGSPTASAVLGDLVAACRNKLAGATGPGESAYSRLPVSPMGDVITRYHISLDVADKPGVLAQVATVFAEHGVSIDTVRQQGKDGEASLVAVTHRASDAALSATVEALRRLDTVRDVASIMRVEGE; encoded by the coding sequence ATGATGCGTACGCGTCCGCTGAAAGTGGCGCTGCTGGGCTGTGGAGTGGTCGGCTCAGAGGTGGCGCGCATCATGACGACGCAGGCGGACGACCTCGCGGCGCGCATCGGGGCCCCGGTCGAGCTGGCCGGGATCGCCGTGCGCCGCCCCGGCCGGGTCCGGGAGGGGGTGCCGGCGGAGCTGGTGACCACCGACGCCACGGCCCTGGTCAAACGCGGGGACATCGATGTGGTGGTCGAGGTCATCGGCGGGATCGAGCCCGCCCGCACCCTCATCACCACCGCCTTCGACCACGGCTCGAGCGTGGTGTCCGCGAACAAGGCGCTGGTCGCCCAGGACGGCGCGGCGCTGCACGCCGCGGCCGAGCAGCGCGGTGCGGATCTCTACTACGAGGCCGCGGTCGCGGGGGCGATCCCGCTGGTGCGGCCGCTGCGCGAGTCGCTCGCGGGCGACAAGGTCAACCGCGTCCTCGGCATCGTCAACGGCACCACCAACTTCATCCTCGACCGGATGGACGGAAGCGGCGCCGGTTACAGCGAGGCGCTGGACGAGGCCACGGCCCTGGGCTACGCCGAGGCCGACCCGACCGCCGACGTCGAGGGCTTCGACGCCGCCGCGAAGGCCGCGATCCTCGCCGGGATCGCCTTCCACACCCGGGTCACCCTCGACGATGTGCACCGCGAGGGCCTCACCGAGGTGACCGCCGCCGACATCGCCTCCGCCAAGCGCATGGGCTGCACGGTCAAGCTGCTCGCGATCTGTGAGCGGGCCGCCGACGGCCGGTCGGTCACCGCGCGGGTGCACCCGGCGATGATTCCGCTGAGCCACCCCCTGGCCTCGGTCCGCGAGGCGTACAACGCGGTCTTCGTGGAGGCCGACGCCGCGGGGAAGCTGATGTTCTACGGCCCGGGCGCGGGCGGTTCGCCGACCGCCTCGGCCGTCCTCGGTGACCTCGTCGCCGCCTGCCGCAACAAGCTGGCGGGCGCCACCGGACCCGGGGAGTCCGCCTACAGCCGGCTCCCGGTGAGCCCCATGGGCGATGTGATCACTCGATACCACATCAGCCTGGACGTCGCCGACAAACCGGGAGTTCTGGCGCAGGTCGCCACAGTCTTCGCCGAGCACGGCGTGTCCATCGATACCGTCCGCCAGCAGGGGAAGGACGGCGAGGCGTCCCTCGTCGCCGTGACCCACCGGGCGAGCGACGCCGCGCTGTCGGCGACCGTGGAGGCGCTCCGCCGGCTCGACACCGTCCGCGATGTCGCGAGCATCATGCGGGTCGAGGGCGAGTAG
- a CDS encoding serine/threonine-protein kinase yields the protein MPKHEPFIIDGVTYERDSAPGEGGSAVVWKTRRKPDGQVFAVKRIKKDRDADSARNKRFKQEIEYGQTSSHPNVVSIHARSEDANFFYYVMDFYPMTLRNVINDETDADLLLDYARQLCDALAYVHGDGIVHRDIKPENVLVDPDARRLVLADFGIAHFKDSSLTNRGDLLVNRNYLAPEQMVRNNALGIGKPADIFALGLVITEMFTKQNARGRRHALVRDRYPFLADLDLIIEQMLLQDEAQRLRIDAVRGMLRVILLRLDSTIEEISDDLRPNEASADSSSGEVERIVGRAARDVLSAKHVFERVAGGELDRFNLNYHCEVAYRVSTELFNTCAQAVVYASCKAKFDYESAGRWDENDDALVLSAAKPGLQRELETILADFPLPRSSRWDGLPRRSAHLFRFCKDYHCEELLTSIRESVYGEGHGSLRANLISAPILWITRWMRTYLDTDYLEFDKTVREDIGFESHLSVLWDKTLPLDSAREALGVDLLTGPLNADRVAGTLQALEAKWDVSVGELVDGEYSVMFRSRNTYRRFHDEALDLAEPGSVFEADVLNLLRPEAEFDDLVALTWDRDFDVAITLSKVLGTPTR from the coding sequence ATGCCGAAGCACGAACCGTTCATCATCGACGGAGTCACTTACGAGCGCGATTCAGCTCCGGGAGAGGGCGGATCAGCCGTGGTGTGGAAGACCCGCCGTAAGCCCGACGGTCAGGTGTTCGCAGTCAAACGGATTAAGAAGGACCGCGACGCGGACTCCGCTCGCAACAAGCGTTTCAAGCAGGAGATCGAGTACGGACAGACATCGAGCCACCCGAACGTCGTAAGTATCCACGCGCGCTCAGAGGACGCGAACTTCTTCTACTACGTCATGGACTTCTACCCGATGACGCTGCGAAACGTGATCAACGACGAAACCGATGCTGACTTGCTTCTCGACTATGCGCGCCAGCTCTGCGATGCGCTCGCGTACGTGCACGGCGACGGCATAGTGCATCGCGACATCAAACCTGAGAATGTCCTCGTCGACCCTGATGCGCGCCGGCTCGTCCTGGCCGACTTCGGCATCGCACATTTCAAGGACTCCTCGCTCACGAATCGCGGGGACCTCTTAGTAAACCGGAACTACCTCGCTCCCGAGCAGATGGTGAGGAACAATGCCCTCGGTATCGGCAAGCCGGCGGACATCTTTGCGCTCGGCCTCGTCATAACCGAGATGTTCACGAAGCAGAACGCCCGAGGGCGACGGCACGCGCTTGTGCGCGACCGCTATCCCTTCCTGGCCGACCTCGACCTGATCATTGAACAGATGCTGCTCCAAGACGAGGCGCAGCGGCTCCGCATCGACGCCGTACGCGGCATGCTTCGGGTAATTCTTCTGCGGCTCGACTCGACAATCGAGGAGATCTCCGATGATCTGCGCCCCAACGAAGCGTCCGCCGACAGCTCGTCCGGCGAGGTCGAGCGGATTGTCGGCCGTGCCGCGAGAGACGTGCTGTCGGCGAAGCATGTCTTCGAGCGGGTCGCCGGCGGAGAGCTCGACCGATTCAACCTCAACTATCACTGCGAGGTTGCGTACCGGGTGAGCACGGAGCTGTTCAATACGTGTGCTCAAGCCGTTGTATATGCCTCGTGCAAGGCGAAGTTCGACTATGAGAGCGCCGGGCGGTGGGACGAGAACGACGACGCTCTCGTGTTGTCGGCCGCCAAGCCGGGACTCCAACGCGAGCTGGAGACGATTCTGGCTGATTTCCCCCTCCCTCGGTCTTCGCGCTGGGACGGTCTGCCACGGCGGTCGGCTCACTTGTTCCGGTTCTGCAAGGACTACCACTGCGAAGAGCTGCTGACGAGCATCCGCGAATCTGTCTACGGTGAAGGCCATGGATCGTTGCGGGCGAATCTGATCAGTGCCCCGATCCTCTGGATCACCCGCTGGATGCGTACGTATCTGGACACCGACTACCTGGAGTTCGACAAAACAGTTCGCGAGGACATCGGTTTCGAGAGCCACCTCTCGGTGCTCTGGGACAAGACGCTTCCGTTGGATTCGGCCCGAGAAGCGCTGGGAGTGGATCTGTTGACCGGGCCGCTCAACGCCGACCGCGTCGCCGGCACACTGCAGGCGCTTGAAGCGAAGTGGGATGTCTCCGTGGGAGAGCTCGTAGACGGTGAGTACTCGGTCATGTTCCGGTCACGAAACACGTACCGCCGCTTCCACGACGAGGCGCTCGACCTCGCAGAACCGGGCTCAGTATTCGAAGCCGACGTCCTCAATCTGCTCCGCCCTGAGGCGGAGTTCGACGACCTCGTCGCACTCACATGGGATCGGGACTTCGACGTGGCCATCACGCTCAGCAAGGTCCTCGGCACCCCCACGCGCTAG
- the thrC gene encoding threonine synthase: protein MNAIADAGPRMSGTRQWHGWRGIIEEYRDRLPVSGTTPVVTLREGGTPLVPAQVLSERTGCEVHLKVEGANPTGSFKDRGMTMAISVAKEAGAKAVICASTGNTSASAAAYAVRAGMVCAVLVPQGKIALGKMGQALVHGAKILQVDGNFDDCLTLARGLSEKYPVALVNSVNPARIEGQKTAAFEIVDMLGDAPDIHVLPVGNAGNITAYWKGYTEYAAPFADSGPHASRTPRMWGFQASGAAPIVRGEPVKEPSTIATAIRIGNPASWTFAEQARDESGGLIDEVTDRQILAAYRLLAAQEGVFVEPASAASVAGLLKAAEQGLVDPGQRIVCTVTGNGLKDPDWAVAGAPQPVVVPVDADAAAVRLGLA from the coding sequence ATGAACGCAATCGCCGACGCCGGGCCTCGAATGTCCGGCACCCGCCAGTGGCACGGCTGGCGGGGCATCATCGAGGAGTACCGCGACCGCCTCCCGGTCAGCGGGACCACCCCCGTCGTCACCCTGCGCGAGGGCGGTACGCCGCTGGTTCCCGCGCAGGTGCTCTCCGAGCGCACCGGCTGCGAGGTCCACCTCAAGGTCGAGGGCGCCAACCCCACCGGGTCGTTCAAGGACCGCGGGATGACGATGGCCATCAGCGTGGCCAAGGAGGCCGGTGCCAAGGCCGTCATCTGCGCCTCCACCGGCAACACCTCGGCGTCGGCGGCGGCGTACGCCGTACGGGCCGGGATGGTCTGCGCGGTGCTGGTCCCGCAGGGGAAGATCGCGCTCGGCAAGATGGGCCAGGCCCTCGTCCACGGCGCGAAGATCCTCCAGGTCGACGGCAACTTCGACGACTGTCTGACGCTGGCGCGCGGGCTGTCGGAGAAGTACCCGGTGGCGCTGGTCAATTCGGTCAACCCGGCCCGGATCGAGGGACAGAAGACCGCCGCCTTCGAGATCGTGGACATGCTCGGGGACGCGCCCGACATCCATGTGCTGCCGGTCGGCAACGCGGGCAACATCACGGCCTACTGGAAGGGCTACACGGAGTACGCGGCGCCGTTCGCCGACAGCGGGCCGCACGCCTCCCGTACGCCCCGGATGTGGGGCTTCCAGGCGTCCGGCGCGGCGCCGATCGTGCGTGGTGAGCCGGTCAAGGAGCCGAGCACCATCGCCACCGCCATCCGCATCGGCAACCCCGCCTCGTGGACCTTCGCCGAGCAGGCGCGCGACGAGTCCGGCGGCCTCATCGACGAGGTGACCGACCGTCAGATCCTCGCCGCCTACCGGCTGCTCGCCGCACAGGAGGGCGTTTTCGTCGAGCCCGCCTCCGCGGCGAGCGTGGCGGGTCTGCTGAAGGCCGCCGAACAGGGGCTGGTCGACCCGGGCCAGCGCATCGTCTGCACGGTGACCGGGAACGGGCTCAAGGACCCGGACTGGGCGGTGGCGGGTGCGCCGCAGCCGGTCGTGGTCCCGGTCGACGCGGACGCCGCGGCCGTACGGCTCGGGCTGGCCTGA
- a CDS encoding helix-turn-helix domain-containing protein, with the protein MPNARVADDLGVSRETVRKWRSRFAANRLESLADRPRSGPPRRITDEQVEALVARMLGQAPPTGDSHWSIRSMAEAEGMSQSAVSRIWRAFGLKPHIVETWKLSTDPQFVTKVRDLAGIYLAPPENALSWRQLADVAAPRRSVGWVHAEARTVHHRRSHLRARFSSGRGRISRGVEDPP; encoded by the coding sequence CTGCCGAACGCGCGGGTCGCGGACGATCTGGGCGTCTCGCGAGAGACGGTACGCAAGTGGCGGTCCCGGTTCGCCGCGAACCGGCTGGAGAGCCTGGCGGACCGACCGCGTTCGGGGCCACCGCGAAGGATCACCGACGAGCAGGTCGAGGCCCTGGTCGCCAGGATGCTCGGCCAGGCGCCACCGACGGGTGATTCGCACTGGTCGATACGTTCGATGGCCGAGGCGGAGGGCATGTCGCAGTCGGCCGTCTCGCGGATCTGGCGGGCGTTCGGCCTCAAGCCGCACATCGTGGAGACCTGGAAGCTGTCGACCGACCCGCAGTTCGTGACCAAGGTCCGCGACCTGGCGGGCATCTACCTCGCCCCGCCGGAGAACGCTCTGTCCTGGCGGCAATTGGCCGACGTCGCCGCCCCGAGGAGGTCAGTAGGGTGGGTTCATGCCGAAGCACGAACCGTTCATCATCGACGGAGTCACTTACGAGCGCGATTCAGCTCCGGGAGAGGGCGGATCAGCCGTGGTGTGGAAGACCCGCCGTAA
- a CDS encoding DNA/RNA helicase domain-containing protein translates to MSARALFERCNDGALFKRLAQRYCSVLFQDPSDGERRSWENSLPALAEVLCDAGLDDVEVLIEHQLPLTSLRADVVLAGSHPTTGRPSYVIVELKQWSEARLVPGADNLCLVKGMGNRPALHPVTQVRRYCDYLQDFTNLLSDQEDAVTGVAYLHNAADQGVSELFRLSDARAQLFTDTSRGQLIQYLQTCLSALDGCPEGDSLLTSPQAPGRQLMRAAAAEIIDGGQFLLMDEQEVAARLVKRAANLSRQSNQKQVIVITGGPGSGKSIIALHLMGHLFRNGRSAFHATGSKSFTTTLRHVVGTKNDRIPKLFRYFFDFTDAEQNGLDVLICDEAHRIRQRSARQDTYAGHRSDRRQVEELIDAARVPVFLLDEHQVVRPGEMGSRKTIDEAAHARGCIVRHVDLNSQFRCGGSRAYENWVLRLLGLESGGPIQWQTEENFELLVAESPQEMESYLRARQESGYTSRMTAGFCWPWSDPRSDGDLVDDVVIGTWRRPWNLRGEQPLGGAPVSSLWATDPSGFGQIGCIYTAQGFEYAWNGVIFGPDLVWRRNGWRAVRAESKDHTVKKAAPDAFDRLIRNTYKVLLTRGLVGTVLYSTDPETRAMLASLVPTGIRPVSE, encoded by the coding sequence ATGTCTGCACGTGCACTGTTCGAGCGGTGCAATGACGGAGCCCTCTTCAAGCGGCTCGCCCAGAGGTATTGTTCCGTGCTCTTCCAGGATCCGTCAGACGGCGAGCGCCGCTCGTGGGAGAACAGCCTCCCGGCCCTGGCTGAGGTTCTGTGCGACGCAGGGTTGGATGACGTCGAGGTGCTGATCGAGCATCAATTGCCCCTTACCAGCCTGCGCGCAGACGTTGTCCTTGCTGGCTCACACCCCACGACGGGCAGACCGTCCTATGTCATCGTCGAGCTCAAACAGTGGAGTGAAGCGCGCCTTGTTCCTGGCGCTGACAACCTCTGCTTGGTCAAGGGAATGGGCAACCGACCCGCCCTGCACCCCGTGACCCAGGTACGCCGTTACTGCGACTACCTTCAGGACTTCACCAATTTGCTGAGCGATCAGGAGGATGCCGTCACGGGCGTGGCCTATCTGCACAATGCCGCCGATCAGGGTGTCAGTGAGCTATTCAGATTGTCCGACGCGAGGGCGCAACTTTTCACAGACACATCCCGCGGTCAACTTATACAGTATCTGCAGACCTGTCTTTCCGCCTTGGATGGCTGCCCAGAGGGTGATTCTCTCCTGACCAGCCCCCAGGCTCCCGGTCGTCAGTTAATGCGTGCCGCTGCTGCCGAGATCATCGACGGCGGCCAGTTCCTCTTGATGGATGAGCAAGAGGTAGCGGCTCGTTTGGTCAAGCGGGCAGCGAACCTGTCGCGACAGTCAAATCAGAAGCAAGTGATAGTGATAACCGGGGGTCCTGGTTCGGGTAAGAGCATCATTGCGCTGCACCTCATGGGACACCTCTTCAGGAACGGGCGGAGCGCGTTCCACGCCACCGGATCTAAGTCTTTTACCACCACTCTCCGGCACGTCGTCGGCACGAAGAATGACCGCATCCCAAAGCTCTTCCGGTACTTCTTCGACTTCACGGATGCTGAACAAAACGGGCTTGACGTCTTGATCTGTGACGAAGCCCATCGCATTCGACAGCGGTCGGCAAGACAGGACACGTACGCCGGGCATCGGAGCGATCGAAGGCAAGTTGAGGAACTCATCGACGCAGCCAGGGTCCCGGTCTTCCTGCTCGACGAGCATCAGGTGGTCAGGCCGGGCGAGATGGGAAGTAGAAAGACCATCGACGAGGCCGCTCACGCGCGCGGGTGCATTGTGCGCCATGTCGATCTCAACAGCCAGTTCCGGTGCGGCGGGAGTCGTGCCTACGAAAACTGGGTCCTCCGCCTCCTTGGCCTTGAGTCCGGTGGTCCGATTCAATGGCAGACTGAGGAAAACTTCGAGTTGCTCGTCGCCGAATCGCCTCAAGAGATGGAGAGCTACCTCCGCGCCCGACAAGAATCCGGCTACACCTCTCGTATGACTGCGGGATTCTGCTGGCCGTGGAGCGATCCGCGGAGTGACGGCGACCTGGTCGACGACGTGGTCATTGGGACATGGCGCAGGCCCTGGAATCTCAGAGGTGAGCAACCTTTGGGTGGGGCGCCCGTATCCTCGCTGTGGGCTACTGATCCGTCAGGGTTCGGACAGATCGGCTGCATTTATACGGCCCAAGGATTCGAGTACGCCTGGAACGGAGTGATCTTCGGTCCCGACCTTGTGTGGCGCCGCAATGGGTGGCGTGCTGTTCGCGCAGAGAGCAAGGACCACACCGTGAAAAAGGCAGCGCCAGACGCCTTCGACCGCCTTATAAGAAACACGTACAAAGTGCTGCTCACACGGGGACTGGTCGGTACCGTACTCTACTCAACCGATCCTGAGACTCGGGCCATGCTGGCCAGCCTGGTCCCGACAGGGATAAGGCCCGTGAGTGAGTAG
- a CDS encoding Shedu anti-phage system protein SduA domain-containing protein: MEAAGWKSLVRELEELINSPNTSEQDLQKFFEKNPEFLTGDAYEEAHPHVVLQRENDGPLIPDFALKPRNSAALCDLLELKLPKAKLLRVSKNRVRLTSAIMEACAQLREYQSYFEDVAKRVAVEKVYGLRFFRPRMMVLIGKRSEYSATDLRNAETDVPNLDIVTYDDVLARARARFRRR; encoded by the coding sequence ATGGAGGCCGCGGGGTGGAAGTCTCTGGTGCGGGAGCTTGAAGAGCTCATTAACTCTCCTAATACCTCTGAGCAGGATCTTCAGAAATTTTTCGAGAAAAATCCAGAGTTTCTTACTGGCGATGCATACGAAGAGGCGCATCCTCACGTTGTGCTCCAGAGAGAGAATGATGGGCCACTCATTCCTGACTTTGCTCTCAAGCCGAGGAATTCTGCCGCGCTCTGCGATTTGCTTGAACTTAAATTGCCTAAGGCGAAACTGCTAAGAGTGAGTAAGAACCGTGTGCGTCTTACGTCTGCAATCATGGAGGCGTGTGCACAGCTGAGGGAGTATCAGTCGTACTTCGAAGACGTTGCTAAGAGGGTGGCTGTCGAGAAGGTCTACGGACTTCGATTCTTCAGGCCAAGGATGATGGTCCTGATAGGGAAGCGCAGTGAGTATTCTGCGACCGACCTCAGGAATGCGGAAACGGATGTCCCGAACCTTGACATCGTTACCTATGATGACGTTCTTGCACGGGCCCGAGCTCGATTCCGGCGGCGCTAG
- a CDS encoding helix-turn-helix domain-containing protein: MVPGPKPLSLELSDHECQVPRGWLRKRTAPQALVLRSRIVLACAEGRANAQVALDLGVSRETVRKWRARFLADRLEGLVDRPRSGAPRKITDEQVEALVARTLDQAPPTGDSHWSTRSMAQARACRSRPSHGSGGRSASSRTSWRPGSCRPTRSS; this comes from the coding sequence GTGGTGCCTGGTCCGAAGCCGTTGTCGCTGGAGCTGTCCGATCACGAATGCCAGGTGCCGCGGGGCTGGTTGCGTAAGCGGACGGCGCCTCAGGCGTTGGTGTTGCGGTCGAGGATCGTGCTGGCGTGTGCGGAGGGTCGGGCGAACGCGCAGGTCGCGCTCGATCTGGGTGTCTCGCGGGAGACGGTGCGCAAGTGGCGGGCCCGATTCTTGGCGGATCGGCTGGAGGGTCTGGTGGACCGGCCGCGTTCGGGGGCTCCGCGGAAGATCACGGACGAGCAGGTCGAGGCCCTGGTCGCCAGAACGCTGGACCAGGCCCCACCGACGGGCGATTCGCACTGGTCGACGCGTTCCATGGCCCAGGCGAGGGCATGTCGCAGTCGGCCGTCTCACGGATCTGGCGGGCGTTCGGCCTCAAGCCGCACATCGTGGAGACCTGGAAGCTGTCGACCGACCCGCAGTTCGTGA
- the lysA gene encoding diaminopimelate decarboxylase — MSRSAHPAGPRHADVLPEGHYAAPPADLNQLDPRVWSRTVSRNADGVVTVGGIDVKTLAEEFGTPAYFLDEADFRARCRAWHEAFQEQGEDADVFYAGKAFLSRAVVRWLNEEGLNLDVCSAGELATALAAGMPAERIALHGNNKSTAEIERAVEEGVGRIVLDSFQEIVRVAHIAQRLGRRQRVQIRITVGVEAHTHEFIATAHEDQKFGIPLAGGQAAEAVRRALKLDGLELIGIHSHIGSQIFDTSGFEVAAHRVVGLLKEIRDEHGVELPEIDLGGGLGIAYTSEDDPREPQEIAKALRDIVHRECDTAGLAVPRLSVEPGRAIVGPTAFTLYEVGTVKELPGLRTYVSVDGGMSDNIRTALYDAEYSVALVSRASTAEPMLSRVVGKHCESGDIVVRDAFLPADLAPGDLIAVPATGAYCRSMASNYNHALRPPVVAVRDGQAREIVRRETEEDLLRLDVG; from the coding sequence ATGAGCCGTTCCGCCCATCCCGCCGGGCCCCGCCACGCCGATGTCCTCCCCGAGGGGCACTACGCCGCGCCGCCCGCCGATCTCAATCAGCTCGATCCGCGCGTGTGGTCCCGTACGGTCAGCCGGAACGCCGATGGCGTCGTGACCGTCGGCGGGATCGACGTCAAGACGCTCGCGGAGGAGTTCGGGACGCCCGCGTACTTCCTCGACGAGGCCGACTTCCGGGCCCGCTGCCGGGCCTGGCACGAGGCGTTCCAGGAGCAAGGGGAGGACGCCGACGTGTTCTACGCCGGGAAGGCGTTCCTCTCCCGCGCCGTCGTGCGCTGGCTGAACGAGGAGGGGCTCAACCTCGATGTGTGCTCCGCCGGGGAGCTGGCCACCGCGCTCGCCGCCGGGATGCCCGCCGAGCGGATCGCGTTGCACGGGAACAACAAGTCCACCGCCGAGATCGAGCGGGCGGTCGAGGAGGGTGTCGGGCGGATCGTGCTCGACTCGTTCCAGGAGATCGTGCGGGTCGCGCACATCGCCCAGCGGCTCGGCAGGCGGCAGCGGGTGCAGATCCGGATCACCGTGGGTGTGGAGGCGCATACCCACGAGTTCATCGCGACCGCCCACGAGGACCAGAAGTTCGGCATTCCGCTCGCGGGCGGGCAGGCCGCCGAGGCCGTGCGGCGGGCGCTCAAGCTCGATGGGCTCGAGCTCATCGGCATTCACTCGCACATCGGGTCGCAGATCTTCGACACGTCCGGGTTCGAGGTCGCGGCGCACCGGGTCGTGGGGCTGCTGAAGGAGATCCGGGACGAGCACGGTGTCGAGCTGCCCGAGATCGACCTGGGCGGCGGTCTCGGCATCGCGTACACCTCGGAGGACGACCCGCGCGAGCCGCAGGAGATCGCCAAGGCGCTGCGCGACATCGTGCACCGGGAGTGCGACACGGCCGGGCTCGCGGTGCCGCGGCTGTCGGTCGAGCCGGGGCGGGCGATCGTCGGGCCGACCGCGTTCACGCTGTACGAGGTGGGCACGGTCAAGGAGCTGCCGGGGCTGCGGACGTACGTCAGTGTCGACGGCGGGATGTCCGACAACATCCGTACCGCGCTCTACGACGCCGAGTACTCGGTGGCGCTGGTCTCCCGCGCCTCCACCGCCGAGCCGATGCTCTCCCGCGTCGTCGGCAAGCACTGTGAGTCCGGCGACATCGTCGTACGTGACGCCTTCCTGCCCGCCGATCTGGCGCCCGGCGATCTGATCGCCGTTCCCGCCACCGGCGCGTACTGCCGCTCGATGGCGAGCAACTACAACCACGCGCTCCGGCCGCCCGTCGTCGCCGTACGGGACGGGCAGGCGCGCGAGATCGTCCGGCGGGAGACGGAGGAAGATCTGCTGCGGCTCGATGTCGGCTAG
- the nrtL gene encoding ArgS-related anticodon-binding protein NrtL, which produces MVGPRPGPLPSGSARGRGLGLRFDSVWGSGFFVGFCGPRSLWAGGSGEPCRVLVRRAKPVRFRTPLLPYAGPVTPAQLSRTVLHTVRRAVEDDELCVAVPERVKVRTPPRPGCGDYATNVALLLARGGGDALGIAEVLRRRLVRTPGIARVDVAAPGFLNITLDASSHAQLVRDVLSQRSRYGHGEALVGVSVPLGASGEVRAALVAHVVRGLVHAVGGVVVPGHGPVVRPVPASGAELLRSLGSDAARWALLRSAGHDLPDLAPSRLLSQREGNPLFRVQYAHARTRALMRNASQLGIAPESGAGVYDHPAEIGLLALLADHPRTIEAAARHRAPDQLARHLVAVADAFFRFHDRFSDDCPVLPSHQLKPSAAHRSRLALADATGVVLAGGLRLLGISAPEHL; this is translated from the coding sequence GTGGTGGGCCCCAGGCCCGGGCCTCTTCCTTCCGGTTCGGCCCGGGGGAGGGGGCTTGGGCTTCGGTTCGATTCGGTCTGGGGCTCGGGCTTCTTTGTGGGTTTCTGCGGGCCCCGGTCTCTTTGGGCCGGGGGCTCGGGCGAACCTTGTCGTGTGCTCGTCCGAAGGGCGAAACCGGTTCGCTTTCGTACCCCCCTCCTCCCATACGCTGGTCCCGTGACTCCCGCCCAGCTCTCCCGCACTGTGCTGCACACCGTGCGTCGTGCCGTTGAGGACGACGAGCTGTGCGTTGCCGTGCCGGAGCGGGTGAAGGTGCGGACGCCGCCTCGGCCCGGGTGTGGGGATTACGCCACCAATGTCGCTCTGCTGCTGGCCAGAGGTGGTGGGGATGCGCTGGGTATCGCCGAGGTTTTGCGGCGGCGGCTGGTCCGTACGCCCGGGATCGCCCGTGTTGATGTCGCTGCTCCTGGGTTTCTCAATATCACCCTTGATGCCAGCTCCCATGCTCAGCTTGTGCGGGACGTCCTCTCCCAGCGGTCTCGTTACGGGCACGGGGAGGCGCTTGTCGGGGTTTCGGTTCCGCTTGGGGCCAGTGGTGAGGTGCGGGCCGCGCTGGTCGCTCATGTTGTGCGGGGGCTCGTCCATGCCGTTGGGGGAGTCGTTGTGCCTGGTCATGGGCCTGTTGTTCGGCCCGTACCGGCCTCCGGGGCTGAGCTGCTCCGCTCCCTCGGGTCCGACGCCGCCCGTTGGGCGTTGCTTCGGTCCGCCGGGCACGATCTGCCTGATCTCGCCCCCTCTCGGCTTCTCTCGCAGCGCGAGGGCAACCCTCTCTTCCGGGTTCAGTACGCTCACGCCCGCACCCGCGCCCTGATGCGGAACGCCAGCCAGCTCGGCATCGCGCCCGAGTCCGGGGCCGGGGTTTACGACCACCCCGCCGAGATCGGCCTTCTCGCCCTCCTCGCCGATCATCCCCGCACCATCGAGGCCGCCGCCCGGCACCGTGCGCCCGACCAGCTCGCGCGGCATCTTGTCGCTGTCGCCGATGCCTTCTTCCGGTTCCATGACCGGTTTTCTGACGACTGCCCGGTCCTGCCCTCCCACCAGCTCAAACCCTCGGCCGCCCACCGTTCCCGGCTGGCCCTTGCCGATGCCACCGGGGTGGTGCTCGCCGGCGGCCTGCGTCTGCTCGGCATCAGCGCACCCGAACATCTGTAA